Genomic DNA from Thermobifida alba:
GTTCATGTCCTTGATCACCAGGTCGACAGTGGTCGGATCGGGGGGATGGGCTTTTACTCTCTGCCTATCGTTCCCATAACGCCTCCGGTACGAGGTGGGGGAATCCTAGTTCGCAACGGGGGAATGCGATATGCGAGCGGGGGCCGGACGGGGTGCGGGCGTGACCGCGGGGCGGCGGAGGCGTCCCGGCGGTGACGTGTCCGGACCGCTCGGCGGCGGCGTGCGCGCAGCCCCCGTCGAACCGGCCAGGGGCCACCCCACTAAAGTATGGGCGATCACGCCCGTGCATGGACGGTATCGGTCATCTTCCCTGTCCGCACGTGGTCCTGTTCAGGAGGAGGTCGCATGTCCGGCGGCGGAGCGGGTCCGCGGATCGGATCGGCTGACTTCGGCGAGCCGGTGATCCACCCCGAGGCATGGATCGCGCCGGGAGCCGTGGTGGTGGGACGGGTCCGGATCGGCGCCCGCAGCAGTGTCTGGTACGGGTCGGTGCTGCGGGCCGACACCGAGGACATCGTCGTGGGGGAGCGCTGCAACATCCAGGACCTGTGCTGCCTGCACGCGGATCCGGGGGAGCCCGCGATCCTGGGCGACGGGGTGAGCCTCGGCCACAAGGCGATGGTGCACGGCGCGGTGGTCGAGGACGGCGCGCTGATCGGGATCAACGCCGTCGTGCTGGGCCGGGCGACGGTGGAGGCCGGAGCGCTCGTGGCCGCGGGCGCGCTGGTGCCTCCGGGCAAACGGGTCCCCGCGGGGACCCTGTGGGCGGGCGTACCGGGCAGGGTCGTCCGGGAGCTGACCGACGCCGAGCGGGAGAACCTGGTGGGGACCTCCGAACGGTACACGGGGTACGCCGCGCAGCACCGCGGCGTCGAGTGGCGCTGATCCCGTACGGACGAGCCCGTCGGCGGGACCGCGCCGCGGACCCGCCGCAGGACGACGTCAGAGGCCGTCGGGATCAGACCGCGGCGACCAGCCCCGGCGTCGAGAACCACCGGTGCCGCACGTAGCGCACCACCAGGGTGGCGATGTGGGCGACGAGTGCTTCGACGAGCAGGGCCAGGGTCTTGGCGAGCAGTGTCGAGAGGAAGTCGGACACGGACGATCCTTTGACGGTTTGGGTAAGTACGCCCCTTTTATAACCGATGGCGAAGACCAGTGCGTCAACCGACCGCTGTCCAACGAGTGAATCATCCCTGACCAGCAGGTTTCCCCTCTGTCTGCACCTCCCGCCGCTCCTCCCGGTCGCGCAGCCACCGGCCGAGCAGCGACGCGGCGACGGCGAACCCCGCCGACGCGCCGAGTCCGACCAGCCAGCCGTACGGCGTCAACGGCCGACAGCCGAAGAAGCGGCTGGCCCCCGGCCACTGCACGATGGCGCCCAGGACGGCGAAGGACGCCGCCCCCGAGGCGAGCACCACCGGATCCCGCCCGCCCGCGGCGACGGTCTGGGCCAACTGGGCGCCCACCAGGGCGACCAGTGCCGCCGTGTTCGCCTGCCCGCCGGCACCGCCGAGCAGCCAGGCGGTCAGCGCGGCCGAGGCGGTGGTGACCGAGCGGATCACGATGTCGCGGTTGAGCGCCGACCCCAGGGACTGCTCCGGCCCCTCGTCGAGCAGCTCTTCCTCGCGCACCCCGTACGGCCGCCGCGTGGCCAGGGCGATGGACGGCAGCATGTCGGTGAGCAGGTTCACCAGGAGCAGTTGCCGCACGTTGAGCGGGATCGTGCCGCTGAGCAGTCCCGCGCCGACGGTGAAAGCGACCTCGCCCAGGTTGCCGCCGAGCAGCACCGACAGGGCGTTGCGGGTGGACCGCCACATCGCCCGGCTGTCGGCGATGGCGTGCGCGATGGTCTCGATCCGGTTGTCGGTGACCACCACCGACGCCGCCGCGCGCGCCGCGGGGGTGGCGCGCGTGCCCAACGCGATCCCCACGTCGGCCAGCCGGATCGCGGGGGCGTCGTTCGCGCCGTCGCCGGTGACGGCGACCACGTGCCCGTCCTCGTGCAGCGCCCGGACGATCCGGGCCTTCTGCTCCGGGCTGACCCGGGCGAACACGGACACCTCGGAGACCACCCCGGTCAGCGCCTCGTCGGAGAGCTCCGCCAGCTCCGCCCCCGTCATGGTCCTGCCGTCCAGCAGGCCCAGTTCGGCCGCGACGGCCTCCGCGGTACTGGGGTGGTCGCCGGTGACCATGACCACCCTGACCCCCGCCGACGCCAGCCGCTCCACCGCACCGGCCGCGGCGGAGCGGACCGGGTCGGAGATCCCGACCAGGCCGAGCAGCCGCAGGCCCCGGATGCGTCCGTCCTCCAGGTCGCTCCGGTCGGAGGCGGCCCGCTCGGCCACGGCCAGCACCCGGTAGCCCTGTCTGGCCAGCCGCTCCACCTCGTGGGCCACCGTGGCCCGGGCGCGTGCGTCGAAGGGCGCCGTCCGCCCCTGCTCCGTCCAGGTGTCGCAGCGCTCCAGAACGACCTCCGGCGCGCCCTTCACCGCGATCAGCTGCCCCCCGGGGGTCCGGCCGAGCACGGCGTGGTAGCCGCGTCCGGGCTCGAAGGGCAGTTCGTCGACCCGCTCCCAGGCCCCCACCCCCTCGTCGGGGGCCATGTCCAGCCACTTCGCGCCGCGCGCGACCGCCCGGTCCGTGGGGTGCGCCAGCTTGGCGCTCCCGTTGCGCTCGGGGTTGGCCCGCAGTGCTCCGGCGATGACGGGACGCATCCGCTCCGGGGGCCTCGTGCGCTTGCCCACGGGAGCGGACTCGACGCCGTCGGAGACCAGCCGCAGCCGCAGCCGCCCCTCGGTCAGCGTCCCGGTCTTGTCGAAGCAGAGGACGTCGACCCGGCCCAGCGGTTCGATGGTCGTCGGGTCCCGGACGAGCACGCCGTGGCGGGAGAGTCGCCGCGCGGTGGCGAGCTGGGCGGCCGTGGCCAGGAAGGGCAGCCCTTCCGGCACGGCGCCCACGGTGAGTGCCACCGCCGGGCCCAGCGCCTGGGCCAGGCTCCGCCCGCGCAGCAGCTGTCCCACCATGAGCACGGCTCCCGCCCCCAGGGAGAGGGGCAGGGTGACGGCGGTGAGCTCCCGGAGCCGGGCCTCCACCCCTCCCCGGGGGCCCTCCCCCGCCCGCGCGCGCATGGTGCGGCCGACCTCGGTGCGCTCCCCGGTGGCGACGACGACCGCGACGGCGTCACCCGCCGCGACGACCGTCCCCTCGTACAGCATGGAGTGCCGGTCGGCGACGGCCCGCGCGGCGCTCGGCCGGGCGCTCTTGGCGACCGGCTGCGACTCGCCGGTCAGACCGGACTCGTCGACCTCCAGGGCCTCGGCGGCCAGCAGGCGGCAGTCGGCCGGGACGGCGTCCCCGGCGGTGAGCGCGATCACATCACCCGGCACCAGCCGGTCGGCGGTCTCCGCGACCGGCTCCGGACTGTCCGGACGCCGGACCGAGGTCCGGACCGCGCTCAGGTCGACGAGTCTGCGCAGTGCCCGGTCCGCGCCGATCCGCTGGGCGCCGGAGACGACCGCGTTCACCCCGAGCACCGCGACGATGAGCAGCGCGTCGACGGCCGAGCCCACCGCGGCCGAGAGTCCGGCCCCCACCGCGAGCACGGGCGTCAGGGGGTTGTCCAACTCCTCCACCATGAGCTGGCCGAAGCCGGGGGCGCGGTCCCGTTCGCCGTCGGCCTCGGCAGGGCGCCGCCGGGTCGCCTCGTCCTCGCTCAGTCCCGTCGTCGAGGACCTGAGTCTGGAGAGCACCGCCTCGGCGGACCAGGCGTGCCAGGGGACGCGCTCCTGCGGTACCGGGTCGGGACGCCGTGCCGCCTCGACGCCGGCCCAGGCGCCCCGGGCTATCGCGACCAGGATCGCCGTGTTGACCGCCGTGGACGCTCTCCGGTCGGCGGTCGCCGCGGGGCCCGCCGCGGTGAGCAGTGCCCCGGCCGTCGCCCCCAGGGCGGCGATCCGCACGCCGATCTCGCTCATCCGCCGCGCGGTCCGCACCGCGTCGACGACCAGGCAGGCCCCGGCGAGGTCGGGACCGCACAGCAGGTGGGCCGCCCAGGCGGGGGCGGCCGAGCGTCCGGTGATCCCGATGCCCACGTCGGAGGCGGCCAGCGCGGCCTGCTCCCGGGCGCTGACGAGCATCACCCCGTACCCCTCCTCCTGGAGGGAGCGCACCGACTCCGCCAGGGAGGTGCCGCCCGGGACGGTCCGGTCGGCGCGCAGCCGTTCACCGAGACGGCTGCGCACCCCGGCGACCACCACCGGGCCGACCTTCCGGGCGGACTCGACGACGGCTTCGGCCAGCGGGTCGAGTTCGGGCAGCACCGAGACCAGGGCGACGGCCTCGTCGCCGCGGGAGAGGAGAAGCAGTCGGGCGCCCCGGTCGCGGCAGGCGCGCGCCCACTCCCTGAACTCCCGGGGGATCTGCGCCGGGGACGCCCTGACCGCGGACCAGCCGTCGCGTTCGTGGCGCCGCTCGATCCGGGTCAGGTCGATCAGTCCGTGGGCCCGGCGGAGCGCCTCCTCGGCGGTGACCTCCTCCGTCAGCGGCACCACCTCCTCGAGCGCCAGATCGCCGGTGGCCAGCACGGAGGCGTCGAGGACGACCAGGTTGACGCGGTCCAGACGGCGCAGGGCCTCGACGTCGCGGACGAGGACGCCCCGGGAGGCCAGGGCGCGGCCGAACTGGATGGCGAACGCGTCGCGCCCCAGCGTCCCCGCCCGGGGGACGCCGGAGACCAGCAGGCCCTCGGCCCGGTGCAGGTCCCGGGTGATCGCGTAGGTCGCTCCGAAGGCCGCGAAGGTGAACGGTGCCGTGCGGATGGCCTTCTCGACGGGCCCCTGCGGCAGCGGGACCGGGCGTTCTCCGGCGGCGACCGGGTCCGTGCGGAAGGCGCCGGGGGCGGAGGCGAGGTCGTCGTCCCCGCGGTGCCAGGCCTGCTGGTGCGCCAGGTTCTCCACCAGGCGGCCCAGCCGGTGCAGGGCGTCGATCGCCAGCCCGGTGGGTTCCTGGGCGAGGGTGTGCGAGAGGGTGACCCCGGTTGAGAAGACCAGGTCGGTGGCGCGCGGACCGATCCTCCGTTCCAGTTCGCCGCGGATGCGCGGGGTCATCCCGGCCAGCACCAGGGAGGGGGTCACCGCGGAGGGGAGCGGGGCGGCGCGCAGCGCTCTGCCGAGGAGGGCGCCCGCGAAGCCCGCGACGTCGGCGCCCACGAGCGCGACCTCGCGCAGCACGGTCCGCTCGTCGCCGGGGTGCGGGACGGGGGCGAACTCCGCCGTTTCGTGGCCGTACCGCTGCTCCACCTCGGCGACGGCGGCGGCGAGGTCGTCGACCGGCACCTTGTCCTCATGGAAGACCCTGACCCGGCCGAGCACCGCGTTGACCTCCGCGCGGTGCACCCCGCCGATCCGGGCCAGCCGGTTCTCCAGGGCGCGCGCCATACGCTCGGTCCCGGGCCGGTGGACGCCCCTGACCCGCAGGTCGGTGTGGCCGGCCCCGCGGCGGGCCTGACGGGAGTCCGCGGCGCCGGGAAGCGACCGGGCGAGCCGGGCGACGCCGCCGAACAACTCTTTCAGTGACATATCCATTCCGCAGTGTTACGGTGATTGACCACAAAAAGGCTGCGGCCGAAACACGCCAGCCGCAGCCCGTCCGCGAATCTCAGGACTTCTTGCCCCGGCTCTTCTTTTCGGCCACCTCGGCCACGGTTTCCGGGGTCGCCTGGGACTTGGTCTTTCGGTCGTCGGAGGACTTCGCGGACTCCTTCTTCTCGTCCTCCGCCCCGCCCTCGGTTTTCTGGCCGAGCAGGCGCTCGAAGGAGGGCTGGTGCTCCCCGCCCTGCAGGGGCCGTCGGGCGATCGCGGTGCCGACGCCGATCGCGGCGGCCACCGGCCACTCGATGACGCCGAAAGCGGCCAGTGCGCCCAGTCCCGCGTAGTAGACGAACTGGTCCTTCGGGGGCAGGTAGCCCGCTGCGGTACGCCCGGCCGAGGAGACCTCCTCCTTGTTCACCTTCGGTACGCGGGGAACAGGAATCCTGAGTTTGTGGATTTTGAACTCAGGAGCGACGACAGGTATGGTGATCGCCATATTTCGTTCTCCTCTTTCTCCGCGGCCGCATCGCACCGGACGCCGCAAGTGGTTCGTCCGTACGGCCAACGGAAGTTTCGGTGGCTTTTTCCCGGCCTCCCGTGCGGACCACTCCTGTCGAGTCGGGGCTGACTCGAAGAGCGTTGTGGGTGGAATTTTCTTCTTCTATTCCTAGACAGCCTACCCCCCGGACGGGGAGCAGTCGGTAAAGAAATTCCCCATGTCCGTTAATGTGCGGGGGCGGACCCCGTGCCGGAGCGGCGGACCGGGGCCGCCGTCCGGGGGACGGGGCCGCCGGGCGGCGGCCCGGGACCTCGCCGAGCCCCCGCGGGGGAGGGCGGAAGCCGGTGAATCCCCTGCTGGGAGCGGGCGCCGCCCCGTTCTGCGGAGCGGTGGACGCCGGCGGCGGGAGAAAGCCGGGACGATCTTCTTCCCGTACCGTTGTCGGCGCAGGTCACCACTGTTATTCGGGGTTTCCCCATTTCTTTCGGAGAGTAACGGGAACGGGGTGGAAGAGGGAATGAGCTAGTCCGTTCGGTCACCGGAAACACTGAATCCGTGACATTGGATAACTAGGCTTCCGGACAGCCGGAAAATGGTCCCTATGGGCCATGTCCCGCTGGCTACTGCCGCGTAATGTTGGGTGGGACGGTGATGGGGGCGCGGTCCCGGACACGCCTGCGACAGGACTCGGAACGGAGGTGACACGGGTGGACACCAATCCCTGCGTGCCTCTCCACGACGCCGTGGCCCTGGCCGAGATCGACCTGTACACCGACGTCCTGGCAGCGGTGAGCGAAGCCGACGCCCCGCTCACCACCGAGGAACTCGACCGGGTCCTCGGAGTGCGCCCGCGCACGACCGCCTCCCCCGCCCCCGCCCGGGTGTCCCTGGCTTGACCGCTTTCCCGACGGAGCGGACACGGGGGTGTCCGTGCGGGGCACTGCTCTGCGCTCGGCGTCGAAAAGGGGCGTCGGCAACGGCGGGAGGCAGAGAGGGAGCATGGAATTCTCCGACGAACTCGCCCGGATCCACGAACTCTTCGACACCGAGGACTACACCGAAGCGGCCGGCGTCCTCGGGGCACTGCTCCCGCGGCTGGCGGAGGCCCTGGGAGAGGAGCACGAGGACGTGCTGCACGCCCGGGTGGTGCTGGCCCAGGCGCACAACAGCGCGAACGAACCGGAGCGGGCGCTGGCGCTGGGACAGCGGGCGCTCTCCGACATCGAGGCGCACCTCGGCGCCGACCACCCGCTGCGCGCCCGCGCGCAACTGGTGATCGCTCGGGGACTGGTCCAGCTCAACCGGATCGACCAGGCCGAAGAATGGTACCGGCGGGCCGCCGTGGACGAACCCGAGGCGATGGTCGACCTCGGCCTCCTCCGCTACCAGCGGGGAGACCGGCTGGAGGCGGCGGTGTGGTGGCGCCGTGCCGCCGGGACGGGCAACGACAGGGCGATGAGCAACCTCGGCTACCTCCACCGGCAGGAGGGGAGCCCGGGACGCGCGGAGGCGTGGTACCGCAGGGCCGCCAACCGGGGAAATCCTGAGGCGATGAACAGCCTCGGCTGCCTCCTCTTCGAGGAGGGAGAGGCCGAGGAGGCCGGGTCCTGGTTCCGGCGCGCCGCCCACCGGGGGAACGTCTCCGCCATGGTCAACCTGGGTCTGCTGCACTGGCACACGGACGACCCGGACGAGGCGGAGCGGTGGCTCCGCCGGGCCGCCCTGGCGGGCGACACCCACGCGATGCACGAGCTCGCCCGGTACTACCGGGACACCGGCGACGCCGACCGGGCCGAAGAGTGGTCCCGCCGCGCCGCCGAAGCGGACCACTGAGCCGCACAACCGGTGACTTCGAGGATTGAGGCGGGGACGGCGGAACCCTAGGTTGAGGCCCCAGTGGTCGAAACGAACCCGGGAAGAGAGGCGACATGGGGCTG
This window encodes:
- a CDS encoding tetratricopeptide repeat protein, with product MEFSDELARIHELFDTEDYTEAAGVLGALLPRLAEALGEEHEDVLHARVVLAQAHNSANEPERALALGQRALSDIEAHLGADHPLRARAQLVIARGLVQLNRIDQAEEWYRRAAVDEPEAMVDLGLLRYQRGDRLEAAVWWRRAAGTGNDRAMSNLGYLHRQEGSPGRAEAWYRRAANRGNPEAMNSLGCLLFEEGEAEEAGSWFRRAAHRGNVSAMVNLGLLHWHTDDPDEAERWLRRAALAGDTHAMHELARYYRDTGDADRAEEWSRRAAEADH
- a CDS encoding HAD-IC family P-type ATPase, with protein sequence MDMSLKELFGGVARLARSLPGAADSRQARRGAGHTDLRVRGVHRPGTERMARALENRLARIGGVHRAEVNAVLGRVRVFHEDKVPVDDLAAAVAEVEQRYGHETAEFAPVPHPGDERTVLREVALVGADVAGFAGALLGRALRAAPLPSAVTPSLVLAGMTPRIRGELERRIGPRATDLVFSTGVTLSHTLAQEPTGLAIDALHRLGRLVENLAHQQAWHRGDDDLASAPGAFRTDPVAAGERPVPLPQGPVEKAIRTAPFTFAAFGATYAITRDLHRAEGLLVSGVPRAGTLGRDAFAIQFGRALASRGVLVRDVEALRRLDRVNLVVLDASVLATGDLALEEVVPLTEEVTAEEALRRAHGLIDLTRIERRHERDGWSAVRASPAQIPREFREWARACRDRGARLLLLSRGDEAVALVSVLPELDPLAEAVVESARKVGPVVVAGVRSRLGERLRADRTVPGGTSLAESVRSLQEEGYGVMLVSAREQAALAASDVGIGITGRSAAPAWAAHLLCGPDLAGACLVVDAVRTARRMSEIGVRIAALGATAGALLTAAGPAATADRRASTAVNTAILVAIARGAWAGVEAARRPDPVPQERVPWHAWSAEAVLSRLRSSTTGLSEDEATRRRPAEADGERDRAPGFGQLMVEELDNPLTPVLAVGAGLSAAVGSAVDALLIVAVLGVNAVVSGAQRIGADRALRRLVDLSAVRTSVRRPDSPEPVAETADRLVPGDVIALTAGDAVPADCRLLAAEALEVDESGLTGESQPVAKSARPSAARAVADRHSMLYEGTVVAAGDAVAVVVATGERTEVGRTMRARAGEGPRGGVEARLRELTAVTLPLSLGAGAVLMVGQLLRGRSLAQALGPAVALTVGAVPEGLPFLATAAQLATARRLSRHGVLVRDPTTIEPLGRVDVLCFDKTGTLTEGRLRLRLVSDGVESAPVGKRTRPPERMRPVIAGALRANPERNGSAKLAHPTDRAVARGAKWLDMAPDEGVGAWERVDELPFEPGRGYHAVLGRTPGGQLIAVKGAPEVVLERCDTWTEQGRTAPFDARARATVAHEVERLARQGYRVLAVAERAASDRSDLEDGRIRGLRLLGLVGISDPVRSAAAGAVERLASAGVRVVMVTGDHPSTAEAVAAELGLLDGRTMTGAELAELSDEALTGVVSEVSVFARVSPEQKARIVRALHEDGHVVAVTGDGANDAPAIRLADVGIALGTRATPAARAAASVVVTDNRIETIAHAIADSRAMWRSTRNALSVLLGGNLGEVAFTVGAGLLSGTIPLNVRQLLLVNLLTDMLPSIALATRRPYGVREEELLDEGPEQSLGSALNRDIVIRSVTTASAALTAWLLGGAGGQANTAALVALVGAQLAQTVAAGGRDPVVLASGAASFAVLGAIVQWPGASRFFGCRPLTPYGWLVGLGASAGFAVAASLLGRWLRDREERREVQTEGKPAGQG
- a CDS encoding gamma carbonic anhydrase family protein, producing MSGGGAGPRIGSADFGEPVIHPEAWIAPGAVVVGRVRIGARSSVWYGSVLRADTEDIVVGERCNIQDLCCLHADPGEPAILGDGVSLGHKAMVHGAVVEDGALIGINAVVLGRATVEAGALVAAGALVPPGKRVPAGTLWAGVPGRVVRELTDAERENLVGTSERYTGYAAQHRGVEWR